One stretch of Flavobacterium sp. 9 DNA includes these proteins:
- a CDS encoding ammonium transporter has product MRKIILSVILITILVLTFISNFILTDNPIPAEAVKFDTGDTAWMIVATAFVLLMTPGLGFFYGGMVGKKNVISTMLQSFMAMVIVTILWVIVAFGLAFGPTIGGIIGNPLPNLFFQGVGTSTAWSLAPTIPFMLFALFQAKFAIITPALITGAFAERVRFWAYLLFMVLFILFIYAPLCHMTWHPEGIFFKMGVLDFAGGTVVHMSAGWAALAGAIFLGKRKIQKVNPARITYVLLGTGLLWFGWFGFNAGSALGSNGLAVQALGTTTVAAAAAAMAWVFLDKIIGHKLSALGACIGAVVGLVAITPAAGFVSIPHAIFIGAFAAIVSNLVVSKFPKGKIDDALDVFACHGVGGMVGMLLTGVFASKAINPAVGDNQGLIFGTPTLFINQLIALVVVSIFAFVGSYVLFFVVNKITPLRVTEEKEELGLDISQHGEFL; this is encoded by the coding sequence ATGCGAAAAATTATTTTAAGTGTGATTCTTATCACTATTTTGGTACTAACCTTTATTTCAAACTTTATCCTGACTGATAACCCAATTCCGGCTGAAGCTGTAAAGTTTGATACAGGAGATACAGCTTGGATGATCGTAGCAACTGCATTTGTATTGCTTATGACTCCAGGACTAGGATTTTTCTACGGAGGAATGGTAGGTAAGAAAAACGTTATCAGCACCATGCTACAAAGTTTTATGGCAATGGTAATTGTTACTATTTTATGGGTTATTGTTGCTTTTGGCTTGGCGTTCGGACCAACTATTGGCGGAATCATTGGAAATCCACTTCCAAATTTATTCTTTCAAGGCGTTGGCACTAGTACTGCCTGGAGTCTTGCACCAACAATTCCTTTCATGTTATTCGCATTATTTCAAGCAAAATTTGCCATCATTACTCCTGCTTTAATTACAGGTGCTTTTGCAGAACGTGTTCGTTTCTGGGCTTATTTATTATTCATGGTTTTATTCATTCTATTTATATACGCACCTTTATGTCACATGACTTGGCATCCAGAAGGGATTTTCTTTAAAATGGGAGTTCTTGACTTCGCTGGAGGAACTGTAGTACACATGAGTGCTGGTTGGGCTGCATTAGCCGGAGCGATCTTCTTAGGAAAAAGAAAAATTCAAAAAGTTAACCCTGCAAGAATCACTTATGTATTATTAGGAACAGGTTTATTATGGTTTGGATGGTTCGGTTTCAACGCAGGTTCTGCATTAGGATCTAACGGTTTAGCTGTACAAGCTTTAGGAACTACAACTGTTGCTGCTGCCGCTGCTGCTATGGCTTGGGTTTTCCTTGACAAAATTATAGGACACAAATTATCTGCACTTGGAGCTTGTATTGGAGCTGTTGTTGGTCTTGTTGCCATTACGCCTGCTGCCGGTTTCGTAAGCATTCCTCATGCAATTTTCATCGGAGCTTTTGCTGCAATCGTTAGTAACCTTGTAGTAAGCAAATTCCCTAAAGGTAAAATTGATGATGCATTAGATGTATTTGCTTGTCACGGTGTTGGTGGAATGGTTGGTATGTTGTTGACAGGAGTTTTTGCTTCAAAAGCAATTAACCCGGCTGTTGGAGACAATCAAGGTTTAATTTTTGGAACTCCAACTTTATTCATCAACCAATTAATTGCTTTAGTAGTTGTTTCAATCTTTGCTTTTGTAGGTTCATATGTTTTATTCTTTGTTGTAAATAAAATTACT
- a CDS encoding amidohydrolase family protein: MINKNIYIILLVFCASLHIKAQQIPAPKQSKSVLILNATAHLGNGTVIQNSAIGFKDGKITLVADATTIRLAANAYDTTIDASGKHVYPGFIVPNATLGLVEIDAVKSSDDQEEIGSFNPNVRSIIAYNSESKVVETVRPNGVLITQVTPRGGRISGTSSVVQLDAWSWSDAIIKENDGIHLNFPSGFRRSGTWYEPGIIEANKDYPKQTEEVAAFLKNAKAYNQDAPKERNLVLEATKGLFDGTQTLYIHADEEKQIVDAIQLAVDNQVKKIVIVGGFEAYKSADVLQKYNVGVLLRRVHELPTSDDQDVNLPYKMAKILTDKGIIVGLENSGDHERMSVRNLPFLAGTCAAFGLDKEKALQLITSNTAKLLGIDDICGTLETGKDATLFISDGDALDMRTNKLTSAFIQGRTINLETFQTKLNDKFKAKYNQK, translated from the coding sequence ATGATCAATAAAAACATATATATAATATTGCTCGTATTTTGTGCTTCGCTACACATAAAAGCACAGCAAATACCTGCACCCAAACAAAGCAAATCGGTTTTGATTCTAAATGCTACAGCACATTTAGGCAACGGAACTGTTATTCAAAATAGTGCGATTGGATTTAAAGACGGAAAAATTACTTTGGTTGCAGATGCGACAACCATCAGACTTGCTGCAAATGCCTACGACACTACAATTGATGCGAGTGGAAAACACGTTTATCCAGGATTTATTGTTCCGAACGCAACATTAGGTTTAGTCGAAATTGATGCTGTAAAATCATCAGACGATCAGGAAGAAATTGGAAGTTTTAATCCGAATGTGAGAAGTATCATCGCTTATAATTCTGAATCGAAAGTGGTAGAAACTGTTCGCCCAAATGGTGTTTTGATCACTCAGGTTACGCCTCGCGGTGGCCGAATTTCAGGAACTTCTTCTGTAGTACAATTGGATGCCTGGAGCTGGAGTGACGCTATTATCAAAGAAAATGACGGAATTCATCTTAATTTCCCTTCTGGTTTCAGAAGATCGGGAACTTGGTACGAACCGGGAATTATAGAAGCCAATAAAGATTATCCTAAACAGACTGAAGAAGTTGCTGCTTTTCTAAAAAATGCAAAAGCATACAATCAAGATGCTCCAAAAGAAAGAAACCTGGTTCTTGAAGCTACAAAAGGGCTTTTTGACGGAACTCAAACACTTTATATCCACGCAGATGAAGAAAAACAAATCGTAGATGCGATACAATTGGCAGTTGACAATCAAGTCAAAAAGATTGTTATTGTTGGCGGATTCGAAGCTTATAAATCTGCTGATGTTTTACAGAAATATAATGTTGGTGTTCTCCTAAGACGTGTTCACGAATTGCCTACAAGTGATGATCAGGATGTAAATTTACCATACAAAATGGCTAAAATACTTACCGATAAAGGTATTATCGTTGGTCTTGAAAACAGCGGTGATCATGAACGTATGAGTGTTAGAAATCTTCCGTTTTTAGCAGGAACTTGCGCTGCTTTTGGTCTCGACAAAGAAAAAGCTTTACAGCTTATTACTTCAAATACAGCAAAATTATTAGGTATCGACGATATTTGCGGTACATTAGAAACAGGAAAAGATGCTACTCTTTTTATCTCTGATGGCGATGCGCTGGATATGAGAACTAATAAATTGACAAGTGCTTTTATTCAGGGAAGAACCATTAATCTGGAAACTTTCCAAACCAAACTGAATGATAAATTCAAAGCAAAGTACAACCAGAAATAA
- a CDS encoding amidohydrolase family protein translates to MKKALFLLFLSVFLTKTYAQDYFPVNETVHNTNKNYTVFTNATIYVTPTQKIEKGTLLIQDGKVISVGNNIAIPKNSITIDLAGKTIYPSFIDIYTSFGVEKPKSNNRYDQDPLYDTKRVGYYWNESIRPEVNTYETFKYDQTKAEELLKAGFGVVGTHIPDGVAQGTGILVALNNAENNKRIIANKITNHLAFSRSVLTNQAYPSSLMGMMALLRQMYLDLDWYKKGNSDTKDLSLEALANNEKLVQIFTAEDKLNSLRAAKIAKEFGLTYIIKGSGNEFERIEEIKSTNVKYIIPISFPEAYDVSNPYLSNQIELADMRFWNQAPTNLKVLSDNGVVFALTTDKLKKTEDFKTNLLKAIKYGFDKTKALEALTTIPAAILGKSNEVGSLKTGSYANFVITSGEIFDEKTILFENWVQGTKYVVNDINAKDIRGNYDLTVGKDNYKWKIDGTAEAPKSEITTADAKKVNSTFSVSKNWVSILIKPSDTIKGNFTRLTGFIEKPEKLSGKAILANGDELVWTALKTSAFVAVKDSSKVEKPNPIVPTTFPNIAFGDSKKLTAQTLLFKNATVWTNEKDGILTETDVLIKNGKIAAVGKNLSDASATVIDAKGKHITSGIIDEHSHIAISRGVNESGHNSTAEVTIEDVVNSEDINIYRDLAGGVTTSQLLHGSANPIGGRSAIVKWKWGAAPDEMLYKNQPKFIKFALGENVKQANWGIDNPTRFPQTRMGVEQVFTDYFQRAKEYDESWKKFNAGSKKGKAPRVDLEMKTLAEIINKERFITCHSYVESEILMLMNVTEKFNFRVNTFTHILEGYKVADKMKEHGVGASTFSDWWAYKFEVNDAIPFNGPIMHNAGLVVAYNSDDAEMSRRLNQEAAKAVKYGNISEEDAWKFVTLNPAKLLHIDDKVGSLKVGKDADVVLWSDNPLSIYAVVEKTIVDGVVYFDIQKDAEKQLAITKERGLLIGQMLQEKNKGMATQAPTKKEKIEYHCDTLEQ, encoded by the coding sequence ATGAAAAAAGCCCTATTCCTACTCTTTCTGAGTGTATTTTTAACAAAAACATACGCGCAGGATTACTTTCCAGTTAATGAAACTGTTCATAATACAAACAAAAACTACACGGTCTTTACCAATGCTACGATTTATGTAACTCCAACACAAAAAATCGAAAAAGGAACTTTACTAATTCAGGACGGCAAAGTAATTTCCGTTGGAAATAATATTGCAATTCCTAAAAACAGCATTACAATTGATCTTGCAGGAAAAACGATTTATCCTTCATTTATAGATATCTACACTAGTTTTGGGGTCGAAAAACCAAAAAGTAATAATCGATATGATCAAGATCCTTTGTACGATACTAAAAGAGTTGGTTATTATTGGAACGAAAGTATTCGCCCAGAAGTAAATACTTATGAAACTTTTAAATACGATCAAACAAAGGCCGAAGAATTATTAAAAGCTGGTTTTGGAGTTGTTGGAACTCATATTCCTGATGGAGTTGCACAAGGAACGGGAATTTTGGTTGCCCTGAATAATGCCGAAAACAATAAACGAATTATTGCTAATAAAATCACCAATCACTTAGCTTTTTCGAGAAGTGTCTTGACAAATCAGGCTTATCCAAGTTCATTAATGGGCATGATGGCTTTGTTGCGTCAGATGTATTTAGATCTTGATTGGTATAAAAAAGGCAATTCTGATACTAAAGATTTGTCTCTTGAAGCTTTGGCAAACAATGAAAAATTAGTTCAAATTTTTACAGCAGAAGATAAATTAAACAGTTTAAGAGCCGCTAAAATTGCTAAAGAATTTGGTTTAACCTATATCATAAAAGGAAGTGGAAATGAATTTGAAAGAATCGAAGAAATTAAAAGTACGAACGTTAAATATATTATTCCGATAAGTTTTCCTGAAGCTTATGATGTTTCAAATCCGTATTTATCAAACCAAATCGAATTGGCTGATATGCGTTTCTGGAATCAGGCGCCAACAAATCTTAAAGTACTTTCAGACAACGGAGTCGTGTTTGCCTTAACAACCGATAAATTAAAAAAGACTGAGGATTTTAAGACTAATTTATTGAAAGCCATTAAATATGGTTTTGATAAAACAAAAGCTTTAGAGGCTTTGACTACAATTCCGGCAGCAATTCTTGGAAAAAGTAATGAAGTAGGAAGTTTAAAAACGGGTAGTTATGCCAATTTTGTGATTACATCTGGTGAAATCTTTGATGAAAAAACTATTCTATTCGAAAACTGGGTTCAAGGAACCAAATATGTTGTTAATGATATTAATGCCAAAGATATTCGCGGTAATTATGACTTAACTGTCGGAAAAGACAATTATAAATGGAAAATTGACGGAACTGCTGAAGCTCCAAAATCTGAGATTACTACAGCTGATGCTAAAAAGGTAAACAGTACTTTTTCTGTTTCTAAAAACTGGGTTTCGATATTGATTAAACCTTCTGATACTATAAAAGGCAATTTCACTCGTTTAACCGGATTTATCGAAAAACCGGAAAAATTATCCGGAAAAGCGATTTTAGCAAACGGAGACGAATTGGTTTGGACGGCTTTAAAAACAAGTGCTTTTGTTGCTGTAAAAGATTCTTCTAAAGTGGAGAAACCAAATCCAATTGTTCCAACAACTTTCCCAAATATTGCTTTTGGTGATTCAAAAAAGTTAACGGCTCAGACTTTATTATTCAAAAATGCTACGGTTTGGACAAACGAAAAAGACGGTATTTTAACTGAAACTGATGTTTTAATCAAAAACGGAAAAATTGCTGCTGTTGGTAAAAATCTTTCAGATGCATCTGCTACTGTTATTGATGCAAAAGGCAAACATATTACAAGCGGAATCATTGACGAACACTCTCATATTGCAATTTCAAGAGGTGTTAACGAAAGCGGACACAACTCTACAGCCGAAGTTACGATTGAGGATGTTGTCAATTCAGAAGACATTAATATATACAGAGATCTTGCGGGTGGTGTAACAACTTCTCAATTACTACACGGATCAGCGAACCCGATTGGTGGTCGCTCCGCAATCGTAAAATGGAAATGGGGTGCTGCTCCTGATGAAATGTTATACAAAAATCAACCTAAGTTTATCAAGTTTGCATTGGGAGAAAATGTAAAACAAGCGAATTGGGGAATTGATAATCCTACTCGTTTTCCGCAAACCAGAATGGGTGTTGAACAGGTTTTTACCGATTATTTTCAACGTGCCAAAGAATACGACGAAAGCTGGAAAAAATTCAACGCAGGTTCTAAAAAAGGAAAGGCTCCAAGAGTAGATTTAGAAATGAAAACTTTAGCCGAAATTATCAATAAAGAGCGTTTCATCACGTGTCACTCTTATGTAGAATCTGAGATTTTGATGTTGATGAATGTTACGGAAAAATTCAATTTTAGAGTAAACACTTTCACTCATATTCTTGAAGGTTATAAGGTTGCTGATAAAATGAAAGAACACGGAGTTGGTGCTTCAACTTTCTCTGATTGGTGGGCTTATAAATTTGAAGTAAATGATGCAATTCCGTTTAACGGACCAATTATGCATAATGCAGGTCTTGTTGTTGCTTATAATTCTGATGATGCCGAAATGTCAAGAAGACTAAATCAGGAAGCTGCAAAAGCAGTTAAATACGGAAATATATCTGAAGAAGATGCCTGGAAATTTGTAACTCTGAATCCTGCTAAATTATTACATATCGATGATAAAGTAGGAAGTCTAAAAGTGGGTAAAGATGCCGATGTTGTTTTATGGAGCGATAATCCTTTGTCTATTTATGCTGTAGTTGAAAAAACAATTGTTGATGGTGTGGTATATTTTGACATTCAAAAAGATGCCGAAAAACAATTGGCAATTACTAAAGAAAGAGGCTTGTTGATTGGACAAATGTTACAGGAAAAAAACAAAGGAATGGCAACACAAGCACCTACCAAAAAAGAGAAAATAGAATATCACTGTGATACTTTAGAGCAATAA
- a CDS encoding Gfo/Idh/MocA family protein — protein MKNINTIKWGIIGLGNIANQFASDLLLLEDAEIFAVASRNKDKAIEFANKYNCPKAYDSYDALFKDDQVDIIYIATPHDSHAELSIKALENGKHVLCEKPMSLSYKDAIRMIEASKKHNKFFMEAFWTRFIPSVQEVLEKINLGIIGDIKSVKADFSFYADEKEGGRLFDKNNGGGALFDIGVYPLFLSYIILGNPEEIMAKSINHINGIDLQTSMILQYENAQSTLQASIISESDMKATISGTEGYIQLNSPWFVADGYSIFKGEKESKYSLPNFGKGYTYEAIECHKCIRNNQIESSLWSHQNSLELSRIVEEIKNQIGLEF, from the coding sequence ATGAAAAATATTAATACAATTAAATGGGGAATTATTGGCTTGGGAAATATTGCAAATCAATTTGCCAGCGATTTATTACTCTTAGAAGATGCTGAAATATTTGCAGTTGCTTCGAGAAATAAGGATAAAGCGATTGAGTTTGCTAATAAATACAATTGCCCAAAAGCGTATGATTCGTACGACGCACTTTTTAAGGACGATCAGGTTGATATCATATACATTGCAACTCCGCACGATTCGCACGCCGAATTATCTATAAAAGCATTAGAAAACGGAAAACATGTTTTATGCGAAAAACCAATGTCGCTTTCTTATAAAGATGCTATTCGAATGATTGAAGCGTCTAAAAAGCATAATAAGTTTTTTATGGAAGCATTTTGGACGCGTTTTATTCCATCGGTTCAAGAGGTTTTAGAAAAAATTAATCTGGGAATAATTGGCGATATAAAGTCTGTAAAAGCTGATTTTTCTTTTTATGCAGATGAAAAGGAGGGAGGAAGACTTTTTGATAAAAATAATGGAGGCGGGGCTTTATTCGATATTGGTGTTTATCCATTATTTCTTTCCTATATAATACTCGGTAATCCGGAGGAAATTATGGCGAAATCTATTAATCATATAAACGGAATAGATCTTCAGACTTCTATGATTTTGCAATATGAAAATGCACAATCGACTTTGCAAGCTTCGATAATTTCAGAATCTGATATGAAAGCAACAATCAGCGGAACTGAAGGATATATTCAGCTAAATTCGCCGTGGTTTGTTGCTGATGGATATTCTATTTTTAAAGGAGAAAAAGAATCCAAATATAGTTTACCAAATTTTGGAAAAGGATACACTTATGAGGCTATTGAATGTCATAAATGCATTCGAAACAATCAAATCGAAAGTTCGCTTTGGTCACATCAGAATAGTTTGGAATTAAGTCGAATTGTGGAGGAAATTAAGAATCAGATTGGGTTAGAGTTTTAG
- a CDS encoding ankyrin repeat domain-containing protein → MSFFKKLFGKNKEEQKVELREEQKAAPKTQQPEEQKAEIKIPQLEEHIIQEDKESSDETKLSWIAAAENPWGHDLLDLRPFSQTMISTSGNQQMAMNAISYGGESGTSFFGLRPENTKTIAANISLKIDQALYPGVLFTPDTMENKWAVYFDGEYLIFIRSWLREVLVVAKTIQKDNQLIVESITGEFTEDESPELTKAILNFILISHSIGEIIPAPIPAEYENDTDLASKWAFSTYGNMGQLGIFTSDFLPVSDSPLRTHSLLHIAVARGEIQEIEDEFNRGTNLNALAGDGLAPLHWSIAPENIDSMAKLLDLGADPNGLTHEGATPIMNAVQSNKMDKVKLLLDYGALINIQDDRGFTALHRAAERGHIDIVKFLLANGADKTISAQGHTAISLATITEQHEIIELLN, encoded by the coding sequence ATGTCATTTTTTAAAAAACTTTTCGGAAAAAATAAAGAAGAACAAAAAGTAGAACTGAGAGAAGAGCAAAAAGCAGCACCAAAAACACAGCAACCAGAAGAACAAAAAGCTGAAATAAAAATACCACAACTAGAAGAACACATAATACAAGAGGACAAAGAATCATCTGATGAAACAAAATTATCCTGGATCGCAGCTGCAGAAAATCCTTGGGGACATGACCTTTTAGATTTACGTCCTTTTAGTCAAACTATGATTTCCACTTCAGGAAATCAACAAATGGCGATGAATGCGATTTCTTATGGTGGCGAAAGTGGTACTTCTTTTTTTGGTCTAAGACCTGAAAACACAAAAACTATAGCTGCAAATATTTCGCTTAAAATTGATCAGGCACTTTATCCGGGAGTTTTGTTTACACCTGATACAATGGAAAATAAATGGGCAGTTTATTTTGATGGTGAATATCTAATTTTCATTCGCAGTTGGTTAAGAGAAGTTTTGGTCGTTGCCAAAACCATTCAAAAAGACAACCAACTTATTGTAGAATCTATTACAGGTGAATTTACAGAAGATGAAAGTCCGGAACTTACAAAAGCTATTCTTAATTTTATTTTAATTAGCCATTCGATCGGAGAGATTATTCCTGCTCCAATCCCTGCTGAATATGAAAACGACACAGATCTTGCAAGTAAATGGGCATTTTCGACTTATGGAAATATGGGACAATTAGGAATTTTTACTTCTGATTTTTTACCTGTTTCTGATTCCCCTTTGCGTACACATTCTTTACTGCATATAGCTGTTGCACGTGGAGAAATACAAGAAATAGAAGATGAATTTAATAGAGGAACAAATTTAAATGCCTTAGCGGGAGACGGATTAGCGCCATTGCATTGGTCAATTGCTCCGGAAAATATAGACTCTATGGCAAAATTATTAGACTTAGGCGCTGATCCAAACGGATTAACGCATGAAGGTGCGACGCCTATAATGAATGCTGTACAATCAAATAAAATGGATAAAGTAAAACTTCTTCTGGATTATGGTGCCCTTATTAATATTCAGGACGACAGAGGATTTACGGCATTGCACAGAGCTGCAGAAAGAGGACATATTGATATTGTGAAATTTTTATTAGCAAACGGAGCAGATAAGACAATTTCGGCGCAAGGACATACTGCAATTTCTCTTGCAACTATAACAGAACAACATGAAATAATAGAGTTACTGAATTAA
- a CDS encoding YifB family Mg chelatase-like AAA ATPase, which produces MLVKVYGSAVFGVEATTITVEVHMDKGIGYHLVGLPDSAIKESSFRIAAALKNNGLSLPGKRITINMAPADLRKEGSAYDLPLAMGILVGSDQIKAPEIEKYIIMGELSLDGSLQPIRGALPIAIKAKEEGYLGFFLPIQNVKEAAIVTGLNVYGVEKLQEVIDFFAGKGTLEPTIIDTRAEFYKTLDFPEFDFSDVRGQESIKRCMEIAAAGGHNIILIGPPGAGKTMLAKRVPSILPPMTLREALETTKIHSVAGKLKEVGLMNQRPFRSPHHTISNVALVGGGSYPQPGEISMAHNGVLFLDELPEFKRDVLEVMRQPLEDREVTISRAKFTVTYPSSFMLVASMNPSPSGFFNDPSQPNTSSPHEMQRYLSKISGPLLDRIDIHIEVTPVPFEKLADDQKAESSVEIRKRVTAAREIQTKRFEEIENIHYNAQMSSKLIREYCALDEQSKQLLKTAMERLNLSARAYDRILKVSRTIADLDASPTVISQHIAEAIQYRSLDRDGWLG; this is translated from the coding sequence ATGTTAGTAAAAGTTTACGGAAGTGCCGTTTTTGGAGTCGAAGCGACAACAATTACAGTAGAAGTTCATATGGATAAAGGTATTGGTTATCATTTAGTTGGTTTGCCGGATAGTGCGATAAAAGAAAGCAGTTTTAGAATTGCTGCGGCTTTAAAAAACAACGGATTAAGTTTGCCGGGAAAGCGAATTACAATCAATATGGCGCCTGCCGATTTGCGAAAAGAAGGTTCCGCCTATGATTTACCTCTCGCAATGGGAATTTTAGTAGGTTCAGATCAGATTAAAGCTCCTGAAATCGAAAAGTACATTATTATGGGCGAACTTTCTTTAGACGGAAGTTTACAGCCTATTCGCGGCGCTTTGCCAATTGCTATAAAAGCGAAAGAAGAAGGATATCTTGGTTTTTTTCTTCCTATTCAAAATGTAAAAGAAGCTGCAATTGTAACGGGATTAAATGTTTACGGAGTTGAAAAACTACAAGAAGTAATTGATTTTTTTGCAGGAAAAGGAACGCTGGAACCAACAATTATTGATACACGTGCAGAATTTTATAAAACATTAGATTTTCCTGAGTTCGATTTTTCAGATGTTCGCGGTCAGGAAAGTATAAAACGCTGTATGGAAATTGCTGCTGCCGGAGGACATAATATTATTCTGATTGGTCCGCCCGGAGCCGGAAAAACGATGCTTGCGAAAAGAGTACCAAGTATTTTACCGCCAATGACTTTGCGTGAAGCGCTCGAAACTACTAAAATTCATAGTGTTGCCGGAAAATTAAAAGAAGTAGGATTAATGAATCAAAGGCCATTTCGGAGTCCGCATCATACTATTTCGAATGTTGCACTTGTTGGCGGAGGAAGTTATCCGCAACCGGGTGAGATTTCGATGGCGCATAATGGCGTTTTATTTTTGGATGAACTGCCCGAATTCAAACGTGATGTTTTAGAAGTAATGCGTCAGCCGCTTGAAGATCGTGAAGTAACTATTTCGCGTGCAAAATTTACGGTTACTTATCCATCTTCGTTTATGTTAGTGGCGAGTATGAATCCAAGTCCAAGTGGATTTTTTAATGATCCAAGTCAGCCCAATACTTCATCGCCACACGAAATGCAGCGTTATTTGAGTAAAATTTCCGGACCATTATTAGATCGGATTGATATCCATATCGAAGTAACTCCGGTTCCTTTCGAAAAACTTGCCGATGATCAAAAAGCAGAAAGTAGTGTCGAAATCCGAAAGCGCGTTACAGCAGCACGAGAAATTCAAACCAAACGTTTCGAAGAAATAGAAAACATACATTACAATGCTCAAATGAGCAGTAAACTGATTCGCGAATATTGTGCGCTAGATGAGCAATCGAAACAATTACTAAAAACCGCAATGGAACGGCTGAATCTTTCTGCAAGAGCTTACGACAGAATTCTGAAAGTTTCCAGAACGATTGCAGATCTGGATGCTTCGCCAACCGTAATTTCGCAACATATCGCCGAAGCTATTCAATACAGAAGTTTAGATCGTGATGGATGGCTGGGATAA
- a CDS encoding nuclear transport factor 2 family protein, with translation MTPNKKTVNEYMAAFRVSDHDRVLACLTDDVIWEMPGIYQHIGKEAFDKEIENDNFVGSPTIQIIKLIEENDIVIAEGAVQGNMKNGNILDAVFCDVFEMQNGKIKKLTSYLMSRNASLKFE, from the coding sequence ATGACACCGAATAAAAAAACTGTAAATGAATATATGGCAGCATTTAGAGTAAGTGATCATGACCGGGTTTTGGCTTGTCTTACTGATGATGTTATATGGGAAATGCCTGGAATTTATCAACATATTGGTAAAGAAGCATTTGACAAAGAAATCGAGAATGATAATTTTGTTGGAAGTCCAACTATTCAAATTATAAAACTTATCGAAGAAAATGATATTGTCATTGCCGAAGGCGCTGTACAAGGAAACATGAAGAACGGCAATATATTAGACGCCGTTTTTTGTGATGTTTTCGAAATGCAAAACGGTAAAATAAAAAAACTAACTTCTTATTTGATGTCACGAAATGCAAGTTTAAAATTTGAATAA
- a CDS encoding GNAT family N-acetyltransferase, producing MKNLDENKIDNPVWNSLSETHQEFAIDYKGTKFYNPDYCPFGGFTELGTTIEATNQYSALAENFFVVGEKPEIADSLNISKELICLQMVIYNKIELSITSEIVKLTENHNEELCNLVNLVQPGYFKNKTPLLGDYFGIFKDNQLIAITGERMKMNDFTEVSAIITHPNHTGKGYAKQLIAHVVNRIFDQNKIPYLHVVENNIGAIKLYEKLGFITRRKISFWNISKKQ from the coding sequence ATGAAAAACTTAGACGAAAATAAAATAGACAATCCCGTTTGGAATTCATTATCTGAAACGCATCAGGAATTTGCTATTGACTATAAAGGAACTAAATTTTACAATCCTGATTATTGTCCGTTTGGAGGTTTTACAGAACTCGGAACTACGATAGAAGCAACAAATCAATATTCGGCTTTAGCAGAAAATTTCTTCGTTGTTGGAGAAAAACCTGAAATAGCTGATTCTCTAAATATCTCAAAAGAATTGATTTGCCTTCAAATGGTTATTTACAACAAAATAGAATTATCGATAACATCTGAAATCGTAAAACTTACCGAAAATCATAATGAGGAATTATGCAATTTGGTAAATTTGGTTCAGCCGGGATATTTCAAAAACAAAACTCCTTTATTGGGAGATTATTTTGGAATTTTCAAAGACAATCAATTAATTGCGATTACTGGTGAACGCATGAAAATGAATGATTTTACCGAAGTCAGCGCCATAATAACGCATCCGAATCATACGGGAAAAGGTTACGCAAAACAATTAATCGCTCATGTTGTGAATAGAATTTTTGATCAGAATAAAATTCCTTATTTGCATGTTGTCGAAAATAATATTGGTGCAATCAAATTATACGAAAAACTAGGTTTTATTACGAGAAGAAAAATTAGTTTTTGGAATATTTCTAAAAAACAGTAA